The following are encoded in a window of Ruminiclostridium herbifermentans genomic DNA:
- a CDS encoding FecR family protein yields the protein MRRQTVKMLSMMLVILFALTSIELVPALAAEGRTAKIYDYTNSVTVIRGNESLKVYKGMRLKEGDTIKTGKNSIAYIEIDSDKVVKMDSSTIITISNFNGTDKNGSINISLTSGKIFNDIKKKLTKNSTYKVRTPNAVMGVRGTTFVVGIKPLGGNSQQTELSVLDGTVAFAASQQENLSVFVEMNHKANSTELTEDKLPEVRELNTTDLGTFELEEIVNNDELKSNISEVLKQEDTTLDEVLEQAKKREDEFNKNENQNEFIESGSKDNNGENDRGSNGKAPSNGGNGNPNANPNNNGNGNGNNNSNSGGNGNPNANPNNNGNGNGNNNSNSGGNGNPNANPDNNGNGNNNSSNGGNGNPNANPNNNGNDNSNSGGNGNPNANPNNNGNGNGNNNSNSGGNGNPNANPNNNGNGNNNSSNGGNGNSNANPNNNGNVNGNDKPSNGGNGNPNANPNNNGNGNGLNKPSGGNGNPNANPNNNGNGNGNNNSNSGGNGNPNANPNNNGNGNGLNKPSGGNGNPNANPNNNGNGNGNKK from the coding sequence ATGAGGCGTCAAACTGTAAAGATGTTATCAATGATGCTTGTCATATTGTTTGCATTGACTTCAATAGAGTTAGTGCCAGCATTAGCAGCGGAAGGAAGAACAGCAAAGATATATGATTATACCAATTCAGTAACTGTTATCAGAGGAAACGAAAGCTTAAAAGTGTATAAAGGCATGAGACTAAAAGAGGGAGATACCATTAAAACCGGTAAAAACTCTATTGCATACATTGAAATTGATAGTGATAAGGTAGTAAAAATGGATTCGTCTACAATCATAACTATTAGCAATTTTAATGGTACAGATAAAAATGGAAGTATTAATATTAGTCTCACAAGTGGTAAAATATTTAATGATATAAAGAAAAAACTTACAAAAAATTCTACATATAAAGTAAGGACACCTAATGCTGTAATGGGTGTTAGAGGTACTACGTTTGTTGTTGGTATTAAGCCTTTAGGGGGAAACAGTCAACAGACAGAATTATCTGTTTTAGATGGAACGGTAGCTTTTGCTGCATCACAACAGGAGAATTTAAGTGTATTTGTTGAAATGAATCACAAGGCAAATTCTACGGAGTTGACAGAAGATAAACTACCAGAAGTAAGAGAATTAAATACAACAGATTTAGGTACCTTTGAATTAGAAGAAATAGTTAATAATGATGAACTAAAAAGCAATATTAGTGAAGTTCTAAAGCAAGAAGACACGACTCTAGATGAGGTTTTAGAACAAGCTAAGAAGCGAGAAGATGAGTTTAATAAAAATGAAAATCAGAATGAATTTATAGAATCTGGTTCAAAAGATAATAACGGAGAGAATGATAGGGGAAGCAATGGAAAAGCGCCTAGCAACGGAGGCAATGGAAATCCAAACGCTAATCCCAATAACAACGGAAATGGAAACGGAAATAATAATTCCAACAGCGGAGGCAACGGAAATCCAAACGCTAACCCCAATAACAACGGAAATGGAAACGGAAATAATAATTCCAACAGCGGAGGCAACGGAAATCCAAATGCTAACCCTGATAACAACGGAAATGGAAATAATAATTCCAGCAACGGAGGCAACGGAAATCCAAATGCTAACCCTAATAACAACGGAAATGATAATTCCAACAGCGGAGGCAACGGAAATCCAAACGCTAATCCCAATAATAATGGTAATGGAAATGGAAATAATAATTCCAACAGCGGAGGCAACGGAAATCCAAATGCTAACCCTAATAACAACGGAAATGGAAATAATAATTCCAGCAACGGAGGCAATGGAAACTCAAACGCCAATCCCAACAACAATGGTAATGTAAATGGGAATGATAAGCCTAGCAACGGAGGAAACGGAAACCCAAATGCCAATCCCAACAATAATGGGAATGGAAATGGGCTTAATAAGCCCAGCGGAGGCAATGGAAATCCAAACGCCAATCCCAATAACAACGGAAATGGAAACGGAAATAATAATTCCAACAGCGGAGGAAACGGAAACCCAAATGCCAATCCCAATAATAATGGGAATGGAAATGGGCTTAATAAGCCCAGCGGAGGCAATGGAAATCCAAACGCCAATCCCAACAATAATGGGAATGGAAATGGCAATAAGAAGTAA
- a CDS encoding phosphopentomutase, protein MNRVILIVLDSVGIGELPDAAEYGDSGSNTVGNIVKVCGKLDIPNLSRLGMGKIEGIDYIFVPQKIEGCYGRMAEVSKGKDTITGHWEIAGLQLEYPFPTYPQGFSEEILDKFQKLTGRGVLANCAASGTEIIKEYGEEHMKTGKLIVYTSADSVFQIAAHEEIVSIEELYRICQIARDMLQGRDMVGRVIARPFIGQPDSFSRTANRRDFAAEPTSNTILDKIKQKGLDVIAVGKIEDIFSKKGITEAKHTKNNMDGVDVTLKYMDKGNPGIIFTNLVDFDMVFGHRNNPEGYKQAIEEFDRRLLEIISKMREDDLLIITADHGCDPTTASTDHSREYVPLLLYGQGIKREINLGTRKTFCDIASTIADIFEIDNTFPGESFKDDIL, encoded by the coding sequence ATAAATAGAGTGATTTTAATTGTTTTAGATAGTGTGGGTATAGGTGAACTTCCTGATGCAGCTGAGTACGGAGATAGTGGAAGCAATACAGTAGGGAACATAGTAAAGGTATGTGGTAAATTAGATATTCCTAATTTGAGCAGACTTGGTATGGGAAAGATAGAGGGAATTGATTACATATTCGTACCTCAAAAGATAGAAGGTTGCTATGGAAGAATGGCAGAAGTATCTAAAGGAAAAGATACAATTACTGGACATTGGGAAATAGCGGGTCTGCAGCTTGAATATCCATTTCCCACATATCCTCAGGGATTTTCTGAGGAAATATTAGATAAGTTTCAAAAATTGACAGGAAGAGGAGTTCTTGCAAATTGTGCAGCATCAGGAACAGAAATAATTAAAGAGTATGGCGAGGAACACATGAAAACGGGTAAGCTTATTGTTTACACATCTGCTGACAGTGTTTTCCAAATAGCCGCTCATGAAGAAATAGTTTCCATAGAAGAACTATATAGAATATGTCAGATTGCCAGAGATATGCTTCAAGGAAGAGATATGGTTGGACGAGTTATAGCTAGACCGTTTATAGGGCAACCAGACAGCTTTTCGCGTACTGCAAATAGAAGGGACTTTGCTGCAGAGCCTACATCTAATACCATTCTAGATAAAATAAAGCAAAAAGGATTAGATGTAATAGCAGTAGGGAAGATAGAGGATATCTTTTCTAAGAAAGGAATTACTGAAGCAAAACACACTAAAAATAATATGGATGGTGTTGATGTAACACTTAAATATATGGATAAAGGAAACCCGGGTATAATATTTACAAATTTAGTGGATTTCGATATGGTTTTTGGGCATAGAAACAATCCAGAAGGCTATAAGCAGGCTATTGAGGAGTTTGATAGACGTCTTCTAGAAATAATATCTAAAATGAGGGAGGATGACTTGCTTATTATTACAGCTGACCATGGCTGTGACCCAACTACAGCAAGCACTGATCATTCAAGAGAGTATGTTCCGCTGCTGCTATATGGACAAGGAATTAAAAGGGAAATAAATTTAGGAACTAGGAAAACTTTCTGTGATATTGCCAGTACTATTGCTGATATCTTTGAGATAGATAATACCTTCCCAGGCGAAAGCTTTAAAGATGATATTTTATAA
- the cobU gene encoding bifunctional adenosylcobinamide kinase/adenosylcobinamide-phosphate guanylyltransferase yields MSRLILVTGGARSGKSSFAEGIAKECGNNVLYVATSKPIDDEMKQRIAKHKAQRPSDWETLEEYKNLDLAISNHIHGKEAVLLDCITIMITNLMFEETNDWDSLTRDEVQEIENSIQHQIERLIGLSKMSDVTFVIVTNEIGLGIVPATAISRDFRDIAGRMNQLIARAADEVYFCVSGIPMKIK; encoded by the coding sequence ATGTCTAGGCTAATTTTAGTAACCGGGGGTGCTCGCAGCGGAAAGAGTTCCTTTGCTGAAGGAATAGCTAAGGAATGCGGGAATAATGTGCTTTATGTGGCAACATCAAAGCCTATTGATGATGAGATGAAGCAGAGAATTGCAAAGCATAAAGCACAGAGACCATCTGATTGGGAGACTCTTGAAGAATATAAAAATTTAGATTTAGCAATATCTAACCATATCCATGGTAAAGAAGCAGTGCTTTTAGATTGTATTACAATAATGATTACCAATCTAATGTTTGAAGAAACTAATGATTGGGACAGCTTGACGAGAGACGAGGTTCAAGAAATTGAGAATTCTATTCAGCATCAGATTGAAAGATTAATTGGCCTGTCAAAAATGTCAGATGTAACATTTGTAATAGTAACCAATGAAATAGGGCTTGGGATTGTTCCAGCAACAGCAATTAGCAGGGATTTTAGGGATATTGCTGGCAGGATGAATCAATTAATTGCAAGAGCTGCGGATGAAGTATACTTCTGTGTGTCTGGTATACCAATGAAAATAAAATAA
- the cobS gene encoding adenosylcobinamide-GDP ribazoletransferase: MLQFFTRIPIKLRLSADAEDFGKGLVFAPLVGIVIGTILGAFSFGLLYLLSKPLVAAIVLITYILITGGLHLDGLGDTFDGLFSNRSKERILEIMRDSRVGTNAVLAIVSVLLINYAALCQINSTYFLRVVMLMPMAGRIGSLISSAVSTYARREEGLGKSFIDFCGKKELIGGLIIYIVISLLTFDYKMWIVLAVSPISAFLLIKVLSKKIDGATGDILGAVCEINQSIFLLIACSVLV; this comes from the coding sequence ATGCTGCAATTTTTCACAAGAATACCTATTAAATTAAGGCTTTCAGCAGATGCTGAGGACTTTGGTAAAGGCTTGGTTTTTGCCCCATTAGTTGGAATAGTGATTGGAACTATTTTGGGAGCATTTTCATTTGGATTGCTGTATCTACTTTCAAAACCTCTGGTGGCTGCTATAGTTTTGATTACTTATATTTTAATAACAGGAGGATTGCATTTAGATGGATTAGGTGATACCTTTGACGGGCTTTTTTCAAATCGTTCCAAAGAACGGATTCTGGAAATAATGAGGGACAGTAGGGTTGGAACAAACGCAGTACTAGCGATAGTAAGTGTCCTGTTAATAAATTATGCTGCGTTATGCCAAATAAACAGCACATATTTTTTGAGGGTTGTAATGTTGATGCCTATGGCAGGCAGAATTGGTTCATTGATAAGTTCTGCTGTATCTACTTATGCTAGGAGAGAAGAAGGCCTAGGTAAGTCTTTTATTGATTTCTGCGGTAAAAAGGAATTGATTGGTGGATTAATAATATATATTGTGATTAGCTTATTAACTTTCGACTACAAAATGTGGATTGTTTTGGCAGTTTCTCCTATAAGCGCATTTCTATTAATAAAGGTATTAAGCAAAAAGATTGACGGAGCGACAGGTGATATACTTGGAGCAGTGTGCGAAATCAATCAGAGCATTTTCTTGTTAATTGCATGTTCGGTTTTAGTGTAA
- a CDS encoding HPr family phosphocarrier protein, with protein MVRPIKIKNIEDIEKINSIVTKYHFDIWIHGKSGMADAKSILGMFILKLNEPLTLVVPDDVETSKLFKELGEYIEIY; from the coding sequence ATGGTTAGGCCAATTAAAATCAAAAACATAGAAGATATTGAGAAAATAAACTCAATTGTGACAAAATATCATTTTGATATATGGATACACGGAAAAAGTGGAATGGCTGATGCAAAATCTATTTTAGGCATGTTTATTCTTAAGTTAAATGAACCCTTGACTTTAGTAGTTCCTGATGATGTTGAGACAAGTAAATTATTTAAGGAACTGGGAGAATATATAGAAATCTACTAA